One Heptranchias perlo isolate sHepPer1 chromosome 2, sHepPer1.hap1, whole genome shotgun sequence DNA segment encodes these proteins:
- the hivep1 gene encoding zinc finger protein 40 isoform X4: protein MPRRKQVNPKPLRDKIQEAQKELQVPEGAQKNLQLLEDTKKVESHDSRRKGKPNAAKGIKRKKVVAENVTKKIPKSPVKTPLKFCNDGQNVEAAVSVGDIPTASTLLKEHSLVQNGGLEREREIEQECSQDLNLMCEAAEARAGRSMQKKIVATQHSVEPCNKSPNGGAQQLETDATLKLLVSEKPPSLSYEHPEHQIQHLSLLREHWIIKAESNACSTNGSSPSYASTAFDVLLKAMEPELKTLSKVKFSVAESELRKSDIIVGTQGQSSGISTVTAQPLNQTSVCKPEFATDPQYYSNVTQIVPKSENREQAQVQPTSHLHYQQTRLVSQAAQQNQHHALSQRFNGLPSHQQSQGKHHFQPTYNLTMTSLPHSQTPVMPHGLHQSQLVIHPNQSMAANPPNCVRVGSGSKQLQVTPIVNSGMDQVADILLKDQKPKKQGKYICGFCNRACAKPSVLQKHIRSHTGERPYPCVTCGFSFKTKSNLYKHKKSHAHAIKLGLVLRSESSSTSVSQESDRAFSIHSDVEESGESEAESTSEEKSFDQKHFELETAQITDNVSYSETPTFPRSLTSSDKLVNKTVGYDAYERATLHKSSEPKVTAALPKVVVYPVNVSPLRADSPKVTDTVLEPATAQRQTDLQTAKMESTSAWMPSLKKQDTDRKQRVEMSPQEEEKPQSVAAHAQLQRQQATDISQQQGKYHLSPRSLGSTDSGYFSRSESADQQMSPLSPYIKPVSSTEVDPNKSSLPGPPHSNQVMAAVLQINSIEKPSKLTAPVRTPIATKTLEERISKLISDNEAVVDDKQLDSVKPRRTSLSRRGSIDSPKPYTFKDSFQFDLRPLHSGRRTSSSSDIPKSPFTPTDKSKQVFLLSVPPPFPSLDCLPITRSNSMPATPEYSAIPANTVPAAHPLRESQSFDDKIGGSFSDDVFVPGPPTPLQLAHPRTLVRQTAVEDSSTSEGQSFASTRSMDEGCHRSNMAAGVSVPRSKSFEHGLRMQEKVKKSQGRGSMYECETCRNRYRKLENFENHKKFYCSELHGPKLKPTVTKDSEHEAVSRSMPPQLLHYRVVGTTGVLQQPHKMRKRRKIKSIGDDDEALTSDGTGTKTVNKESLSDQIHAAVSGMSHRSNAGGGTQLASVSVKSLRGQPFQESNMEHSLEAPVSFGSEIQTKPFQCSLQERGELSRTSSGVSVIQHTNSLSRPSSFEQSESVDRISPSPVQEKEIHDKNMQLSIFVSGKEDACHQSTVSQQQSKTSGIARAAICETSRSLPADCTPLQQLRLVRQHNIQVPEILVTEEPDREQGTHGNEQEKVTEKFHWPQRSETLSKLPTEKLPPKKKRIRLAEMEHSSGESSFDSTLSRHFSRDSSLSCCSNFSASFDREDAPRTESPSKVEAINKSAELALVNRSNTLGVPSPHYREIKRAASEQSSCVQQSMEATAGIRSKSFDCSIISTSRSTSPEVSMEMISTMASGIVASGSVSLIERRRGPLVRQMSLSISPEIPQPLVLPSNLFQQNLTLQVAAMPQLQNSLSHRSSPVSFLTSQHQLSCVAQVRHIVQHEPQFSIQDINVSNQIHVKQPLVQASPAQKPKSCLVPQGNLKALPAKITAAHIAQQKLCPIISLPSATQGNMFAPKYQLQLVQKQSCQPYLLPNVTSQLPVIPLSIPVTLGSSGVTSNISSQSLEIISNLYLVPPVQHVLSGQSSGQVQPLASLVMPVGIQSRKSAYNTATLTTLPQILVTQDQTNQPALVICKLDDTVNSTTDEEMPSGSKDHLEAQQSKINSKMKMSVIPENCNSQNESRSSFVLSGLKMPSGGLLAQETTGTSKRMLSPANSLDIAMEKHQKRVKDENGSAITGNVTPIQLQSMKSVEINKLRKPMLVRQLCTTDQIEGSLPVEQESTMKNCPQTLELNSSPIKSLHEVPVSCQGGPPVVSREALEPESSKHSPSPSGTVIRKSPIPVSSSSPQAHTTLLKSLTNIQGNKSPSSNDQMQPANNQGRIKVGASFPVTSTRDVHRASLSTLKTSTNFSWCCLTQRKPLHMQHMDKNASAYATWPISPNNPNPLGLPTKVVLGLLNSKQKNKKVMYTQAKTTLLHSGILVPSSKWKADKSKALISRTPAISEHNSKDKYENQEVSDPDKEHAAIKIEPRRIKIFDGGYKSNEEYVYVRGRGRGKYICEECGIRCKKPSMLRKHIRTHTDLRPYHCNYCNFSFKTKGNLTKHMKSKAHSKKCMEMGVAAVPFEDQDTDESEKVNATDRQKDELNRMYIGMVLKLVTQKPNASSVSVNT from the coding sequence TAGAATCCCATGACTCTAGACGAAAAGGAAAACCAAATGCAGCTAAAGGTATAAAGCGGAAGAAAGTTGTGGCTGAAAACGTGACAAAGAAAATCCCCAAATCACCTGTGAAAACTCCGTTAAAGTTTTGTAATGACGGACAAAATGTGGAGGCAGCCGTTTCTGTCGGTGATATTCCAACTGCTTCTACACTATTAAAAGAACACTCGCTTGTCCAAAATGGAGgactggagagagaaagagaaattgaGCAAGAATGCTCACAAGACCTAAACCTCATGTGTGAGGCAGCTGAAGCTAGAGCTGGCAGGTCAATGCAGAAAAAGATTGTGGCAACGCAGCACTCAGTTGAGCCATGCAACAAATCCCCAAATGGGGGAGCTCAACAACTAGAAACCGATGCTACACTGAAATTGCTAGTGTCGGAGAAACCTCCCTCATTATCCTACGAACATCCAGAGCATCAGATTCAACATCTTTCTTTACTACGTGAACATTGGATCATTAAAGCTGAGAGCAATGCTTGCAGTACAAATGGGAGCTCTCCTTCTTATGCAAGTACTGCTTTTGATGTCTTATTGAAAGCTATGGAGCCAGAACTAAAAACTCTATCAAAGGTAAAATTCTCTGTAGCTGAGTCGGAGTTAAGAAAATCAGACATCATTGTTGGAACCCAGGGACAGTCGAGTGGAATATCAACAGTTACTGCACAGCCCCTAAATCAAACTTCAGTATGTAAACCTGAATTTGCTACAGACCCACAGTACTATTCAAATGTTACTCAGATTGTGCCCAAATCAGAGAATAGAGAGCAAGCACAGGTTCAGCCTACGTCTCACTTACACTACCAGCAAACTCGACTTGTTTCCCAGGCTGCACAACAAAATCAACACCATGCCTTATCTCAGAGGTTTAACGGATTACCATCACACCAGCAGAGCCAAGGAAAACACCATTTTCAACCAACGTACAACTTAACCATGACTTCTTTACCTCATTCTCAAACACCTGTCATGCCACATGGACTGCATCAAAGTCAGCTCGTGATCCATCCAAATCAGTCAATGGCAGCTAATCCACCTAATTGTGTTCGAGTGGGATCTGGTTCTAAACAGCTGCAGGTGACACCAATTGTCAACTCTGGGATGGACCAAGTTGCTGATATTCTACTTAAAGACCAGAAGCCTAAAAAGCAAGGGAAGTATATTTGTGGGTTTTGTAACCGAGCTTGTGCGAAACCTAGTGTTCTCCAAAAACACATTCGATCACATACAGGTGAACGACCCTACCCATGTGTTACATGTGGGTTTTCATTTAAGACTAAAAGTAATTTATATAAGCACAAAAAGTCCCATGCACACGCAATCAAACTTGGTCTTGTTTTGAGATCAGAGAGCAGCAGTACATCAGTGTCACAGGAATCTGACCGAGCATTTAGTATTCATTCAGATGTAGAGGAAAGTGGTGAAAGTGAGGCTGAATCCACATCTGAAGAAAAATCTTTTGACCAAAAGCACTTTGAACTGGAAACTGCGCAAATAACCGACAATGTGTCCTATTCAGAAACACCAACATTCCCTAGGAGTCTTACGTCATCCGACAAACTagtaaataaaactgttggttaTGATGCTTATGAACGTGCAACACTGCATAAATCCTCTGAGCCAAAAGTTACAGCTGCTTTACCCAAAGTGGTGGTTTACCCTGTGAATGTTTCCCCTTTAAGGGCTGATAGCCCAAAAGTGACAGACACCGTTCTAGAACCAGCCACTGCACAGCGGCAAACCGATTTGCAGACTGCCAAGATGGAGTCAACCTCCGCTTGGATGCCTTCACTGAAGAAGCAAGACACTGATCGCAAGCAGCGGGTAGAAATGAGCCCACAAGAAGAAGAAAAGCCTCAATCGGTGGCAGCACATGCACAGCTTCAAAGACAACAGGCCACTGATATCAGTCAGCAGCAAGGGAAGTATCATTTGAGCCCACGAAGTTTAGGGAGCACAGACTCCGGGTATTTTTCTCGCTCAGAAAGTGCAGATCAGCAGATGAGTCCACTAAGTCCTTACATTAAGCCAGTGTCCAGTACTGAAGTTGATCCCAACAAGAGCAGTTTGCCTGGTCCACCTCATAGCAACCAAGTTATGGCCGCTGTTTTACAGATAAACTCAATcgaaaaaccatcaaaactaacAGCTCCTGTTCGTACTCCGATAGCAACAAAAACACTTGAAGAACGTATTTCCAAGTTgatctcagacaatgaagcagtagTGGATGATAAACAGCTGGATAGTGTAAAACCAAGAAGAACGTCTCTTTCAAGGAGAGGAAGCATAGACTCACCAAAACCATATACATTTAAAGATTCGTTCCAGTTTGATCTAAGGCCACTTCATTCTGGAAGGAGAACAAGCTCCAGTTCTGATATACCCAAGTCCCCCTTTACACCCACTGACAAGTCAAAACAAGTGTTTCTTTTATCAGTTCCTCCTCCATTTCCTTCACTTGATTGTTTACCGATTACTAGAAGTAACTCAATGCCGGCTACTCCGGAATACTCAGCCATACCTGCAAATACAGTGCCTGCAGCACACCCACTTCGAGAGAGCCAGTCATTTGACGATAAAATTGGAGGTTCATTTAGCGATGATGTCTTTGTTCCCGGGCCACCTACACCTCTACAACTTGCCCATCCCCGAACCCTCGTCAGACAGACTGCAGTAGAAGATTCATCAACTAGTGAAGGGCAAAGCTTTGCTTCCACACGCTCTATGGATGAGGGTTGCCATAGGAGTAACATGGCTGCAGGGGTTTCAGTGCCAAGAAGTAAATCATTTGAGCATGGGTTGCGTATGCAGGAAAAAGTGAAAAAATCGCAAGGACGGGGATCAATGTATGAATGTGAAACTTGCAGAAACAGATACAGAAAgctggagaactttgaaaatcACAAGAAATTCTACTGTTCGGAGCTCCATGGGCCAAAACTTAAACCAACAGTCACAAAAGATTCGGAACACGAAGCAGTATCGCGCAGCATGCCGCCACAGTTGCTACATTACAGGGTAGTGGGAACAACAGGTGTGCTCCAACAACCACataagatgaggaaaaggaggaaaaTTAAAAgtattggtgatgatgatgaagcGTTAACCAGTGATGGTACTGGGACAAAAACTGTAAATAAGGAATCTTTATCAGATCAGATACATGCTGCTGTCTCTGGTATGTCTCACAGGAGCAATGCAGGCGGTGGCACCCAACTGgcaagtgtcagtgtgaagagttTACGTGGACAGCCTTTTCAGGAGAGCAACATGGAACATTCCCTGGAGGCTCCAGTGTCTTTTGGCAGTGAAATTCAAACCAAACCATTTCAATGTTCATTGCAAGAAAGAGGAGAGTTAAGTAGGACCAGTAGTGGAGTGTCTGTAATCCAACACACAAACTCTTTGAGTAGGCCCAGTTCATTTGAGCAATCAGAATCTGTTGATAGAATTTCTCCTAGTCCTGTGCAAGAAAAGGAAATCCATGACAAAAATATGCAGCTTTCTATATTCGTGAGTGGTAAAGAAGATGCTTGTCACCAATCCACAGTTTCCCAACAGCAATCTAAAACTTCTGGGATAGCGAGAGCAGCAATATGTGAAACTTCGAGATCATTACCTGCTGATTGCACGCCACTACAGCAGTTAAGACTGGTGCGTCAACATAACATCCAGGTCCCTGAGATTTTGGTCACAGAAGAACCAGACCGGGAGCAGGGCACCCATGGAAATGAGCAGGAAAAGGTGACGGAAAAATTTCATTGGCCTCAGCGAAGTGAGACACTTTCGAAGTTACCAACAGAGAAACTCCCACCAAAAAAGAAAAGAATCCGCTTGGCTGAGATGGAACATTCGTCTGGTGAATCTAGCTTTGATTCAACACTGTCAAGGCATTTCAGTCGGGACAGCAGTTTGTCTTGTTGTTCCAATTTCTCAGCTTCTTTTGATAGGGAGGATGCTCCGAGGACTGAGAGTCCTTCAAAGGTGGAAGCAATTAATAAATCAGCTGAGCTGGCACTGGTTAATCGCTCAAATACACTTGGTGTGCCCAGTCCACACTACAGAGAAATAAAACGTGCTGCATCTGAACAGAGCAGTTGTGTGCAACAGTCTATGGAGGCTACTGCAGGAATTCGTAGCAAGTCATTTGATTGTAGTATCATATCCACATCAAGATCTACATCACCTGAAGTTTCTATGGAAATGATTTCAACCATGGCTTCTGGAATAGTAGCTTCTGGCTCTGTATCACTTATTGAAAGGAGAAGAGGTCCTCTTGTACGACAAATGTCTTTGAGTATTAGCCCAGAAATTCCTCAACCTTTGGTTTTGCCTTCCAATTTAttccaacaaaatttgactctgcAGGTAGCTGCCATGCCACAACTCCAAAACTCCTTATCCCATAGATCATCGCCTgtatcctttttaacttcacagcATCAGTTGTCTTGCGTGGCACAAGTTCGTCACATAGTACAGCATGAGCCACAGTTTTCAATACAAGATATAAACGTGAGCAATCAAATCCATGTTAAACAACCTTTAGTCCAAGCATCTCCTGCTCAGAAGCCCAAGTCATGTCTGgttccacaaggaaacctaaaagcaCTGCCTGCAAAAATAACAGCAGCTCACATAGCCCAACAAAAACTGTGTCCAATTATATCTCTTCCTTCTGCAACTCAAGGTAATATGTTTGCTCCTAAATATCAGCTTCAACTTGTTCAGAAACAATCCTGCCAGCCATATTTGCTTCCTAATGTTACATCCCAACTGCCAGTTATTCCCCTCTCTATTCCTGTTACTCTAGGATCAAGTGGGGTAACTTCAAATATTTCGTCCCAGTCACTGGAGATCATTTCAAATTTGTATTTGGTCCCTCCGGTCCAACATGTCCTTTCTGGCCAGTCGTCCGGTCAGGTACAACCTCTGGCTTCTCTGGTCATGCCTGTTGGAATCCAGAGTAGGAAATCTGCTTATAACACTGCTACCCTTACAACACTGCCACAGATTTTGGTCACACAAGACCAAACAAACCAGCCAGCTCTAGTGATTTGTAAACTTGATGATACAGTAAATTCAACCACTGATGAGGAAATGCCTTCAGGATCAAAGGATCATCTGGAAGCCCAACAAAGTAAAATAAACTCTAAAATGAAAATGTCTGTTATTCCTGAAAATTGTAATTCCCAGAATGAAAGCAGAAGTTCATTTGTACTGAGTGGTTTGAAAATGCCATCAGGCGGTCTACTTGCACAAGAAACTACAGGAACTAGTAAACGCATGCTGTCACCGGCAAACAGCTTAGATATTGCAATGGAAAAACACCAGAAACGGGTTAAGGATGAAAATGGATCTGCAATTACTGGTAATGTGACACCAATACAGTTACAGAGCATGAAATCTGTTGAAATTAATAAGCTTAGGAAGCCCATGTTAGTGAGGCAGCTTTGCACAACAGATCAGATTGAAGGCTCATTGCCTGTTGAACAGGAAAGTACCATGAAAAACTGTCCTCAAACCTTAGAGCTCAACAGctccccaataaagtctctccatGAGGTGCCCGTATCTTGCCAGGGTGGGCCTCCGGTAGTTTCAAGAGAGGCTTTGGAGCCTGAAAGTTCAAAacattctccctccccttcaGGCACCGTCATTCGGAAGTCACCAATACCTGTATCCTCTAGTTCTCCACAAGCACACACCACTCTATTGAAGTCACTCACTAATATTCAGGGTAATAAGTCACCATCAAGTAATGACCAAATGCAGCCAGCCAACAACCAAGGCCGAATAAAAGTGGGAGCTTCCTTTCCAGTCACAAGTACACGAGATGTACATCGTGCATCACTTTCAACTCTGAAGACTTCAACAAATTTTAGTTGGTGTTGCCTGACACAGCGCAAGCCTTTACATATGCAGCACATGGACAAAAATGCCTCTGCATATGCTACGTGGCCTATCAGCCCTAACAATCCTAATCCACTGGGTCTACCAACTAAAGTTGTACTTGGTCTTCTCAACTCAAAGCAGAAGAATAAAAAAGTGATGTACACACAAGCAAAAACCACCCTGCTTCATTCTGGCATATTGGTACCTTCAAGCAAGTGGAAAGCTGATAAGTCCAAg